One stretch of Oncorhynchus tshawytscha isolate Ot180627B linkage group LG21, Otsh_v2.0, whole genome shotgun sequence DNA includes these proteins:
- the LOC112220839 gene encoding uncharacterized protein LOC112220839, translating into MHLYILVSALLSIPVSLAFSLGWNEDLQIVCSGREFRLPVYSGSRIVTFTPSYPPGPRRVLLENNNLKDPRFEWTKDRMLLLNDVTHRDQGLYSIKLSSGFTYETVRLTVSECIKTFRLGYGETFQHNIPKYVSVLEFSPRGSPSDSQTVLLWNRMDPETSEAGRGRLGSSGRVWVAERVTQADQGNYTLRDENGKVISRSKLIVNGHNFNVTRFFKESLNLPLFLPVSHVHLIFIPSLHLSNPSNVPLESRYSHPVQLIKDGQIVDQDPRYWGLLSLGRNGTVNEVVITRLSAKHDGIYEIRDQGGNLVSSTILHVVDKTARWRAVLKSISVPSGMFVTLAGFILFMKRYPNCSLAMIINGLRGHRTPASNLPRVNVQDYSPPSLQPSGIYSHSKQIVTPKIWSPRPTHSGYIPVAVSAPQPSPEPVRTTRQQETDRLRVETATTHTPSEEDNADGEREISFSIAGTSDCLHSSEDCFQFQIKKEGDKESKAKDYFSSLPLDTDTLETCSVYTSEKLNFL; encoded by the exons ATGCACCTCTATATCCTAGTGAGTGCCCTTCTCAGCATCCCTGTCTCTTTGG cttTCTCTTTGG GTTGGAATGAAGACTTACAGATAGTGTGTTCTGGTCGAGAGTTCCGCCTGCCGGTCTACTCAGGGTCAAGAATTGTGACCTTTACCCCCAGCTACCCTCCAGGACCAAGAAGAGTGCTTCTGGAGAACAACAac TTGAAGGACCCGCGGTTTGAGTGGACGAAAGATAGGATGTTGCTGCTGAATGACGTCACACACCGTGACCAGGGGCTCTACTCTATCAAACTGTCCTCTGGATTCACCTATGAGACCGTTCGCCTCACTGTCTCAG AATGTATAAAAACCTTCCGTCTGGGCTATGGGGAAACCTTTCAGCACAACATCCCTAAATATGTCTCCGTGCTGGAGTTCTCTCCCCGGGGCTCCCCCTCTGACTCCCAGACGGTATTACTGTGGAACCGGATGGACCCTGAGACCAGCGAGGCGGGCCGGGGGAGGCTAGGGTCAagtgggagggtctgggtggcaGAGAGGGTGACCCAGGCAGACCAGGGAAACTACACCCTCAGAGACGAGAATGGGAAAGTAATCTCCCGCAGCAAATTGATTGTCAATG GGCACAACTTCAATGTCACCCGCTTCTTCAAGGAGTCTCTAAACCTTCCcctttttctccctgtctctcatgtCCACCTCATTTTTATCCCATCCCTGCACCTCTCCAATCCCTCCAATGTGCCCCTTGAGTCCCGGTACTCTCACCCCGTGCAGCTGATCAAGGATGGCCAGATTGTGGACCAGGACCCCCGGTACTGGGGCCTCCTCTCTCTGGGGAGAAACGGGACTGTCAACGAGGTGGTCATCACCAGGCTGAGTGCAAAGCATGATGGGATCTATGAGATCCGAGATCAGGGCGGCAACCTGGTGTCATCCACCATTCTCCATGTGGTCg ATAAGACTGCTAGATGGAGAGCAGTTCTCAAGTCCATCAGCGTTCCTTCTGGCATGTTTGTGACTTTGGCTGGTTTCATCTTATTTATGAAGCGCTACCCTAACTGCAGCCTCGCTATGATAATCAACGGCCTAAGAGGTCACCGTACACCGGCATCTAACCTTCCAAGAGTCAATGTCCAG GACTACAGTCCACCCAGTCTCCAGCCCTCTGGCATTTACAGTCATTCGAAGCAGATTGTAACGCCAAAAATATGGAGCCCCAGACCTACACATTCG GGTTACATTCCTGTCGCGGTCAGTGCACCACAGCCCTCCCCTGAGCCAGTGAGGACAACGAGACAACAGGAGACAGATAGACTTAGAGTTGAGACTGCCACTACTCACACTCCTAGTGAagag gacAATgctgacggagagagggagatctCCTTTTCCATCGCTGGCACCTCAGACTGCCTCCACTCATCTGAAGACTGCTTCCAGTTCCAGATCAAGAAAGAGGGAGACAAGGAGAGCAAAGCAAAAGACTACTTCTCCTCACTTCCACTGGACACAGATACCTTGGAGACTTGCAGCGTCTACACTTCTGAAAAACTCAACTTCTTATAG
- the LOC112220838 gene encoding pre-mRNA-processing factor 19 isoform X1, translating into MSLVCAISNEVPEHPCVSPVSNQVFERRLIEKYIAENGVDPMNSQPLSEEQLIDIKVSHPIRPKAPSSTSIPAILKALQDEWDAVMLHSFTLRQQLQTTRQELSHALYQHDAACRVIARLTKEVTAAREALATLKPQAGLVAPQSMPASQLAAGGAGGEPMEVSVQVGMTPEIIQKLQDKATVLTTERKKRGKTVPEELVRAEDLSKYRQVASHAGLHSASVPGILCMDLCPSDTNKVLTGGADKNVVVFDKKEEQIIATLKGHTKKVTSVIYHPSQSVVFSASPDSTIRVWSVTGGNCIQVVRAHEASVTGLSLHATGDYLLSSSEDQYWAFSDIQTGQVLTKVTDEAAGVALTCAQFHPDGLIFGTGTADSQIKIWDLKERTNVANFPGHSGPVTSIAFSENGYYLATGAQDSSVKLWDLRKLKNFKTIALDNNYEVKSLVFDQSGTYLAVGGSDIRVYICKQWSEVLNFSDHSGLVTGLAFGDNAQFLSSAGMDRSLKFYSL; encoded by the exons ATGTCTTTGGTTTGCGCAA TTTCCAATGAGGTCCCCGAGCACCCTTGCGTGTCCCCGGTGTCTAACCAGGTGTTCGAGCGCCGACTGATCGAGAAGTATATTGCAGAGAATGGAGTGGATCCCATGAATAGCCAACCACTGTCGGAAGAGCAACTTATCGATATAAAAG TGTCTCATCCTATCCGACCAAAGGCTCCCTCTTCTACCAGTATCCCTGCCATACTCAAGGCTCTGCAAGATGAGTGG GATGCGGTCATGTTGCACAGTTTCACTCTGAGGCAGCAGCTGCAGACGACTCGCCAGGAGCTCTCTCACGCCCTCTACCAGCATGACGCAGCCTGCAGAGTCATTGCTCGTCTTACCAAGGAGGTCACTGCAGCCAGAGAGG CCCTGGCCACACTCAAGCCCCAAGCCGGATTGGTGGCCCCTCAGTCTATGCCCGCCTCTCAGCTAGCCGCTGGG GGTGCTGGTGGGGAACCGATGGAGGTTAGTGTGCAGGTGGGAATGACTCCAGAGATCATCCAGAAG CTTCAAGATAAGGCTACTGTCCTtaccacagagagaaagaag AGAGGAAAGACCGTGCCAGAGGAGCTGGTCAGGGCTGAGGATCTGAGCAAGTACCGCCAAGTGGCTTCCCACGCT GGACTTCACAGTGCCAGTGTCCCAGGAATCCTGTGTATGGACCTCTGTCCTTCAGACACCAACAAAGTACTCACTG GTGGggctgataagaatgtggtggtATTTGATAAGAAGGAGGAGCAGATCATTGCCACCCTCAAGGGTCACACCAAGAAGGTCACCTCTGTCATCTACCACCCCTCCCAG tCTGTGGTGTTCTCTGCCTCTCCAGACAGCACCATCCGGGTGTGGTCTGTGACTGGGGGCAACTGTATCCAGGTGGTGCGAGCTCACGAGGCGAGTGTGACCGGGCTGTCACTTCACGCAACTGGGGACTACCTTCTCAGCTCTTCCGAAGACCAG TACTGGGCCTTCTCGGATATCCAAACTGGCCAAGTCCTTACCAAAGTCACAGATGAGGCTGCTGGTGTTG ctctGACTTGTGCTCAGTTCCACCCCGACGGTCTGATCTTCGGGACGGGAACCGCCGACTCCCAGATCAAGATTTGGGATCTGAAGGAGCGCACAAACGTGGCCAACTTCCCTGGCCACTCTGGCCCTGTCACCTCCATCGCCTTCTCTGAGAATGGATACTACCTGGCTACAG GTGCCCAGGACAGCTCTGTGAAGCTGTGGGATCTGAGGAAACTGAAGAACTTCAAGACCATCGCCCTGGACAACAACTATGAG GTTAAGTCTCTGGTGTTTGATCAGAGTGGTACATACTTGGCTGTGGGTGGATCCGACATCAGGGTGTACATCTGCAAGCAGTGGTCGGAGGTCCTCAACTTCAGCG ACCATTCTGGCCTGGTGACAGGGCTGGCATTCGGAGACAATGCTCAATTCCTTTCCTCCGCTGGAATGGACAGAAGCCTCAAGTTCTACAGCCTGTAG
- the LOC112220838 gene encoding pre-mRNA-processing factor 19 isoform X2 yields MNSQPLSEEQLIDIKVSHPIRPKAPSSTSIPAILKALQDEWDAVMLHSFTLRQQLQTTRQELSHALYQHDAACRVIARLTKEVTAAREALATLKPQAGLVAPQSMPASQLAAGGAGGEPMEVSVQVGMTPEIIQKLQDKATVLTTERKKRGKTVPEELVRAEDLSKYRQVASHAGLHSASVPGILCMDLCPSDTNKVLTGGADKNVVVFDKKEEQIIATLKGHTKKVTSVIYHPSQSVVFSASPDSTIRVWSVTGGNCIQVVRAHEASVTGLSLHATGDYLLSSSEDQYWAFSDIQTGQVLTKVTDEAAGVALTCAQFHPDGLIFGTGTADSQIKIWDLKERTNVANFPGHSGPVTSIAFSENGYYLATGAQDSSVKLWDLRKLKNFKTIALDNNYEVKSLVFDQSGTYLAVGGSDIRVYICKQWSEVLNFSDHSGLVTGLAFGDNAQFLSSAGMDRSLKFYSL; encoded by the exons ATGAATAGCCAACCACTGTCGGAAGAGCAACTTATCGATATAAAAG TGTCTCATCCTATCCGACCAAAGGCTCCCTCTTCTACCAGTATCCCTGCCATACTCAAGGCTCTGCAAGATGAGTGG GATGCGGTCATGTTGCACAGTTTCACTCTGAGGCAGCAGCTGCAGACGACTCGCCAGGAGCTCTCTCACGCCCTCTACCAGCATGACGCAGCCTGCAGAGTCATTGCTCGTCTTACCAAGGAGGTCACTGCAGCCAGAGAGG CCCTGGCCACACTCAAGCCCCAAGCCGGATTGGTGGCCCCTCAGTCTATGCCCGCCTCTCAGCTAGCCGCTGGG GGTGCTGGTGGGGAACCGATGGAGGTTAGTGTGCAGGTGGGAATGACTCCAGAGATCATCCAGAAG CTTCAAGATAAGGCTACTGTCCTtaccacagagagaaagaag AGAGGAAAGACCGTGCCAGAGGAGCTGGTCAGGGCTGAGGATCTGAGCAAGTACCGCCAAGTGGCTTCCCACGCT GGACTTCACAGTGCCAGTGTCCCAGGAATCCTGTGTATGGACCTCTGTCCTTCAGACACCAACAAAGTACTCACTG GTGGggctgataagaatgtggtggtATTTGATAAGAAGGAGGAGCAGATCATTGCCACCCTCAAGGGTCACACCAAGAAGGTCACCTCTGTCATCTACCACCCCTCCCAG tCTGTGGTGTTCTCTGCCTCTCCAGACAGCACCATCCGGGTGTGGTCTGTGACTGGGGGCAACTGTATCCAGGTGGTGCGAGCTCACGAGGCGAGTGTGACCGGGCTGTCACTTCACGCAACTGGGGACTACCTTCTCAGCTCTTCCGAAGACCAG TACTGGGCCTTCTCGGATATCCAAACTGGCCAAGTCCTTACCAAAGTCACAGATGAGGCTGCTGGTGTTG ctctGACTTGTGCTCAGTTCCACCCCGACGGTCTGATCTTCGGGACGGGAACCGCCGACTCCCAGATCAAGATTTGGGATCTGAAGGAGCGCACAAACGTGGCCAACTTCCCTGGCCACTCTGGCCCTGTCACCTCCATCGCCTTCTCTGAGAATGGATACTACCTGGCTACAG GTGCCCAGGACAGCTCTGTGAAGCTGTGGGATCTGAGGAAACTGAAGAACTTCAAGACCATCGCCCTGGACAACAACTATGAG GTTAAGTCTCTGGTGTTTGATCAGAGTGGTACATACTTGGCTGTGGGTGGATCCGACATCAGGGTGTACATCTGCAAGCAGTGGTCGGAGGTCCTCAACTTCAGCG ACCATTCTGGCCTGGTGACAGGGCTGGCATTCGGAGACAATGCTCAATTCCTTTCCTCCGCTGGAATGGACAGAAGCCTCAAGTTCTACAGCCTGTAG